CCGCCTGCCCGGGCAGCGTGATATTGGCGGCACCGATCCCGAGGCGTGCAAGGATGCATTTCCGCGCATGCTGGACTATCTGAAGCAGCATCTGGAATGATGTTGCCCTCCATGACGTGCTCCCTCCTCAAGGATTTGAGATGACCTGGTCCTTCCTGCTGACCACCCTGATCGTGGTCGCTTCCCCCGGCACCGGCGTGCTCTATACGCTGGCGGTGGCGCTGACCCGCGGCTCGCGCGCGAGCGTGGCGGCGGCGTTCGGCTGCACGCTCGGGATCGTGCCGCAGATGATCGCGGCGATGCTCGGCCTTGCCGCCATCCTGCACACCAGCGCCATGGCGTTCGCGGCGCTGAAATGGGGCGGTGTGCTCTATCTGCTCTATATGGCCTGGCAGGCGCTGCGCGAGCGCGGCGCGCTCGCCGTCGATACCGAGATCAAGCCGCGCTCGAGCGGGCGGGTGATCGTGACCGCGATCCTGATCAACATCCTCAATCCGAAGCTGTCGATCTTCTTCCTGGCCTTCCTGCCGCAGTTCATCGCCGTCGACGAACCGCACCCGCTGACGCGGATGGTCGAGCTCAGCTTCGTCTTCATGGCGATGACCTTCGCGGTGTTCGCGGTCTACGGGCTGTTCGCGGCCTCGGTGCGCGACCGTGTCATCACCCGGCCGAAGGTGATGGCCTGGCTGCGGCGCAGCTTTGCCGCGGGCTTTGCCCTGCTCGGCGCCAAGCTCGCCTTCGCGGAGCGCTGACCCGCGCTCGCTCGCGGCTTGCTGCAGGCAATAAAAAAGCAGGCCTTGCGCCTGCTGCCTTGCGTCCCTGCCTGGGTAGATCGGGTGCCCGGGCAGGGCAGGAGCCGCTACCCGGGCCAGAAATTGATTACTTCTTGGCGGCCTTCTTCTTGGTGGCCTTTTTCGCCTTCGCCTTCTTCGCCTTCTTCGCTTTCTTAGCCATAGTATCCTCTCAGGGTTTCATGGATTGAACGCGACTCCGAGGCATGCTTGGCGGAGGGCCAGCCTCGCAACATCCTCAGTATCAAACTCAGCAGATTCGGAGGCTGCTGCCGCGTGCTGTCACTGCGCTGTCATCGTGTTATCCACAGCTGTTACGTGTTTTTGCCAGTTTTTCGCCGGCGTGCGCGTGTCGCGCGTCGCGTCGTCGTCGCATCCGTCATGCTTAACGACGCGCAAACGGCCGGTACGCGGCTCTTCATCAATTCAAAACCACAGCTCGAATTGGCGCATGGCGGGTGACGGTCCGTTAAGCGCCGCGGCCGCATCCTGTCCCGTAAGGCAACGGGGATTGCCATTGGGAGAAACGCCCGAAGCATGATCCGGAAAAGTGCGAAGCGGTTTTCCGAAAAGGTCATGCGCAAACAAAGGGCTAAAGCGCGATGACGATTCGACCAGATCTCATCGCGCTTTAGGGGCGGACGGTCATTTCAGGAGAGGCGAGGCCGATACGGGTCTCGAACAGGGGCGATGTTGAGCGTTCCGACGCTTTGGACGGTGTTCATTATCAATTTTCTCGCGCTCGGCCTGATCTGGGCCTATGTCGCGCGCAGCTATCCAGCTTTCGGCGCGGCGCGGTTCTGGACCGCGTCCGCCTTCACAGCCTCCACTGGGGCCGCCTGCGCGATGCTCCGCGTGATGATGACGGACTCGCTGCTGCCGCTGCTTGCGGCGGGGACGCTGATGGTGTTCGCCGCCGGCCTTGCCGCGATGGGCATCGAGCGCTTCTACGGCAAGCCGGTCGGCTGGCGCAGCACCGCGCTGTCCACCGCGCTCGCCTTCGCCGGCCTCGGCGTCTTCATCTTTGCCTACGACAGCATGCCGATGCGCATCCTGGTCTACACCACAGCCCAGGTCATGCCGCTTGCGCTGACGCTGAAGCTGTTGCTGTCGCCGGAGAACGGCCGGGTCAGTCCGGGCGCGCGGCTCGCCGGCATCGTCGCCTCGGTGCTGATCGGCATCTATGCGCTGCGCCTCGTCGGCGCCGTGCTGCAGCCCGGCGAGTTCAGCTTCGTCCGCTTCAATGCGGGCCAGTCGCTGGTGATCCTGCTGATGGTGTTCCTGTCGATGGCGCTCAATTTCGGCTTCCTGCTGATGGCGATCGACCGGCTGCGCAACGAGGTCGCCGACCTCGCGCTGCTCGACGATCTCACCGGCGTCGGCAACCGCCGCCATCTGTTGCAGCGGCTGACCGAGGAATGCGCGCGCTCCGACCGCAACGGCGAGGCGTTCGCGCTGCTGGTGATCGACCTCGACGGCTTCAAGGGGATCAACGACACCCATGGCCACGCCGCCGGCGATGCCTGCCTGCAGCACTTCACGCTGATGGCGCAGACGAGGCTCCGCCCGGGCGACATGCTGGCCCGCACCGGCGGCGACGAGTTCTGCATCGTGCTGCCGTCCTCGACGCTGCGCGAGGGCGCCATGATCGCCCGCCGCGTGCTGGAGGTCTGCCGCGCCGATGCCGAGCAGTGCACCGGCCGTGACATTCCGATCGCGGTCTCGATCGGCATCGCGCAGTGGACCCGCGAGATCGGCATGCATCCCGACCGCCTGATCGCCGCCGCCGACCACGCGCTCTACGACGCCAAGAAGGGCGGCAAGAACGGCTATGCGACCTATGAGCCGAAGCTGCCGCCCGAGATGGTCGATCTGGTGGAGGCGAGCCTGCGCAAGCGCGCCTGAGCGTGCTAGAGCAGCGCGAGACCGGATCCTTCCGCAATGATGCCCCGCCTGCTCACCGCGCTGTTTGTAATCGTGCTGTCCTCCGCGGTATTAGCCGAAACTGATCTCGCTGTCATCGCGCGATCGCAGGGCACGCCCGAGATTCCCGGATTGAAGATGGTGTGGCTGTCGCCCTGGGGCGACGTCGCCAGATCGCATCCCTGGCGCAACATCATCGTGCACCAGACCGAAGGCCCGGCCGGCTCGGCGCGAAATGGCGCCGCCGAGCAGCACAAGAACCCGACCCGCCGCGGCGTGATGGTCTGGGTCGAGACCGACGGCACGGTCTATTGGGCGGTCGCCGACAATCTGGTCCCGACCCATACCGATGGCGCCGACCGCAACGACAACAAGTACATCGACAACAGCAAGACCTATCGCCAGGTCAACAAGGATACGTCTATCGGCGTCGAGTTCGCCGGCAATTATCCTGACGTCACCAAGGGCCCGACCGGTGCGCAGATCGCGGCCTGGCGCGTGCTGGTCAAGGTGCTGCGCGCGCGCTACGGGATTCCGCTGGAGCGGGTCTATGCCCACAACTGGATCGACTTCAAGGACGCCCGCTATTGCGAAGGCTGCGCGCTCGCGACCATGGCGCGGGAGTGGGGCGAGTAGGGCGAATGGTCGTCGTGCGTGGACGCTCGGCCCAGCACGCACGCGTCGTCGCCCGGCTTGCCGCCTCCGCTAAAGCTACGGCGAGCAAGAGGGAATGTCTCGGCGAAGCCTTGGCGTAGCCGGGACCGGGCGATCCAGTATTCCAGAGGCAGCAGTTATGACGCGCCTCGCTCGACCGCCGCGGCGTCCTGGCGTTGGTGAGCAAGCTTCGTAGGATGGGTGGAGCGAAGCGATACCCATCAACCTCGTGCCGCGCGGCCAGATGATGGGCATCGCTGCGCTCCCCCCATCCTACGGCCAACAAAAAAGCCGGCGTTGCCGCCGGCTTTCGTGTCTGTTGGCTCTTCGCCGCGCGATTAGTGCGCGGCTTCGAGTGCAGCTTCCTGCCGGGCGATCGTGCCCTTGACGGCCGACTGCACCTTCTCGAACGCGCGGACCTCGATCTGCCGCACGCGCTCGCGCGACACGCCGAACTCGGCGGCGAGGTCTTCCAGCGTCATCGGCTCATCGGCCAGACGCCGCGCCTCGAAGATGCGGCGTTCGCGTGGGTTGAGCACGCCGATCGCGCCGTTCAGGGCCTGGCGGCGATGATCGAACTCCTCGCTCTCGGCCATCAGGGCTTCGGCGTTGGGCGAGTTGTCGACCAGCCAGTCCTGCCATTCGCCGGCTTCGCCGTCGTCGCGGATCGGAGCGTTGAGCGACGCGTCACCGCCGAGGCGGCGGTTCATGTCGACCACGTCCTGATCGGTCACGCCGAGGCGCTTGGCAATCAGCTTGACCTGGTCGGGGTGGAGATCACCCTCTTCCAGGGCCGAGATCTTGCTCTTGGCCTTGCGCAGGTTGAAGAAGAGCTTCTTCTGGTTCGCGGTGGTGCCCATCTTCACGAGCGACCAGGAACGCAGAATGTACTCTTGTATTGACGCCTTGATCCACCACATGGCGTAAGTGGCGAGACGGAAGCCCTTCTCGGGCTCGAATCGCTTCACCGCCTGCATCAGGCCGACATTGCCTTCCGAGACGACCTCGGAAATCGGCAAGCCGTAGCCGCGATAGCCCATGGCGATCTTGGCCACGAGCCTGAGATGGCTGGTGACGAGCTTATGCGCCGCGTCGCGATCGTCATGCTCGCGCCAACGCTTGGCGAGCATGTATTCCTGCTGGGGTTCCAGCATGGGGAACTTGCGGATCTCGGCGAGGTAACGTGAAAGGCCGGATTCTCCATTGAGGACCGGCAACGTAGCTGTACGGGCCATTTGAGCGCCCTCCAGTGGTTCAGACCCCCGATAGCGGCGGGCCCGGCAGGTGACCGCTGGGTTAAAGCCGGCCATGCTGCGATGTTCCGCGCTGGATATTCAGCGCAGGTGCAACATACACCAAACTGTCCGTGATAGGGAAGGATTGCTGACGTCACGTCCCCGTGTGGCAGGTATAACCTGTTGTCATAACGTCGCTTTTCCGGGAGGGGTGCGTCATACCGCCGCTGCCAGGGCCCGTTGCAGGAGAAGCAAATCCTCCGGCAGGGGCGACTCCCAGCGTAAAAGTTCCCCGGTCCTTGGGTGCTCCAGAGCCAGCAGATAGGCGTGGAGGGCCTGCCGGTCGAGCGCGGTAAGTGCGTGCTTACCTTCCGGCCCGAGATGGCCGGCCTTGGTTTTGAAGTGCGGGCCGTAAACGCTGTCGCCCATTAAGGGATGGCCGAGATGGGCGAGGTGGACGCGGATCTGGTGGGTCCGGCCGGTCTCGAGCTGGCAGGCCAGCAGCGAGGCGACCGGCTTGCCGTCGCGGCCGGCAAAGCTCGAGAGCACCTCGAAATGGGTGATCGCCTCGCGGCCGCCCTGGCGCACGGCCATCTTCTCGCGGGCATGCGGGTGGCGGTCGATCGGTGCATCGATGGTGCCGTGCGGCCGGTTCGGCACGCCCCAGGCGAACGCCATGTAGCCGCGCTCCATCGGGCCGGTGCGGCCATGGTCGGCGAACTGCGCGGTCAGCGACTGATGGGCGTGGTCGTTCTTGGCCACCACCATCAGGCCCGTGGTGTCCTTGTCGAGCCGGTGCACGATGCCCGGCCGCTTGACCCCGCCGATGCCGGACAGGCTCGAGCCGCAATGCGCGATCAGCGCGTTGACCAGCGTTCCCGTGGCGTGGCCGGCCGCGGGATGCACCACGAGGCCCCTGGGCTTGTCGATGACGATGATGTCGTCGTCCTCGAACACGATATCGAGCGCGATGTCCTCGCCCTTGGGCTCGGCGGGCGCGGCCTCCGGCACGTCGATTATGATCGTATCGCCCTTGGCGACATGATAAGCGGGGTCGCGGACGACGGCGTCCTTGACGGTCACGGAACCGGCGAGGATCAGCGCCTTCAGGCGGGACCGCGACAGCTCCGGAGTGCGCTGCGCGAGCACGCGGTCGAGCCGGGCCGAGCCCTCGTCGCCCGCGACGATGACCTCCAGTTTATGACCGCCATTCGAAGAGACCTGATTCAAATCGACCTGTGGCAAAGATATAGAGCCTTGTGATGACCGACACCGCTGTGACCGAACCGACCCCCGACCAGGCCGCGCTGATCGCGCGGGTGCGGCGCATGATGCTGATCGCGGGCCTGACCTCGGCATTGGCCGTGGCCGTCGTGTTGATTGCCATCGGCTACCGCCTTTATC
This Bradyrhizobium sp. CCBAU 53421 DNA region includes the following protein-coding sequences:
- a CDS encoding LysE family translocator, giving the protein MTWSFLLTTLIVVASPGTGVLYTLAVALTRGSRASVAAAFGCTLGIVPQMIAAMLGLAAILHTSAMAFAALKWGGVLYLLYMAWQALRERGALAVDTEIKPRSSGRVIVTAILINILNPKLSIFFLAFLPQFIAVDEPHPLTRMVELSFVFMAMTFAVFAVYGLFAASVRDRVITRPKVMAWLRRSFAAGFALLGAKLAFAER
- a CDS encoding GGDEF domain-containing protein, producing MLSVPTLWTVFIINFLALGLIWAYVARSYPAFGAARFWTASAFTASTGAACAMLRVMMTDSLLPLLAAGTLMVFAAGLAAMGIERFYGKPVGWRSTALSTALAFAGLGVFIFAYDSMPMRILVYTTAQVMPLALTLKLLLSPENGRVSPGARLAGIVASVLIGIYALRLVGAVLQPGEFSFVRFNAGQSLVILLMVFLSMALNFGFLLMAIDRLRNEVADLALLDDLTGVGNRRHLLQRLTEECARSDRNGEAFALLVIDLDGFKGINDTHGHAAGDACLQHFTLMAQTRLRPGDMLARTGGDEFCIVLPSSTLREGAMIARRVLEVCRADAEQCTGRDIPIAVSIGIAQWTREIGMHPDRLIAAADHALYDAKKGGKNGYATYEPKLPPEMVDLVEASLRKRA
- a CDS encoding peptidoglycan recognition family protein, which encodes MMPRLLTALFVIVLSSAVLAETDLAVIARSQGTPEIPGLKMVWLSPWGDVARSHPWRNIIVHQTEGPAGSARNGAAEQHKNPTRRGVMVWVETDGTVYWAVADNLVPTHTDGADRNDNKYIDNSKTYRQVNKDTSIGVEFAGNYPDVTKGPTGAQIAAWRVLVKVLRARYGIPLERVYAHNWIDFKDARYCEGCALATMAREWGE
- the rpoH gene encoding RNA polymerase sigma factor RpoH — protein: MARTATLPVLNGESGLSRYLAEIRKFPMLEPQQEYMLAKRWREHDDRDAAHKLVTSHLRLVAKIAMGYRGYGLPISEVVSEGNVGLMQAVKRFEPEKGFRLATYAMWWIKASIQEYILRSWSLVKMGTTANQKKLFFNLRKAKSKISALEEGDLHPDQVKLIAKRLGVTDQDVVDMNRRLGGDASLNAPIRDDGEAGEWQDWLVDNSPNAEALMAESEEFDHRRQALNGAIGVLNPRERRIFEARRLADEPMTLEDLAAEFGVSRERVRQIEVRAFEKVQSAVKGTIARQEAALEAAH
- a CDS encoding RluA family pseudouridine synthase, which codes for MEVIVAGDEGSARLDRVLAQRTPELSRSRLKALILAGSVTVKDAVVRDPAYHVAKGDTIIIDVPEAAPAEPKGEDIALDIVFEDDDIIVIDKPRGLVVHPAAGHATGTLVNALIAHCGSSLSGIGGVKRPGIVHRLDKDTTGLMVVAKNDHAHQSLTAQFADHGRTGPMERGYMAFAWGVPNRPHGTIDAPIDRHPHAREKMAVRQGGREAITHFEVLSSFAGRDGKPVASLLACQLETGRTHQIRVHLAHLGHPLMGDSVYGPHFKTKAGHLGPEGKHALTALDRQALHAYLLALEHPRTGELLRWESPLPEDLLLLQRALAAAV